A part of Pararhizobium sp. A13 genomic DNA contains:
- the aroC gene encoding chorismate synthase, producing MSHNTFGHLFRVTTWGESHGIALGCVIDGCPPGIRFTLSELQAWLDKRKPGQSRFVTQRREDDLVKVLSGVMLDPDGETMITTGTPVSMMIENTDQRSKDYSEIAKSYRPGHADYTYDLKYGIRDYRGGGRSSARETAARVAAGGLARKVVPGLLVRGALVQIGKHKINRDNWDWNEVGNNPFFAPDPAIVPVWEEYLDGIRKAGSSVGAVVEVIAEGVPAGIGAPIYAKLDQDIASNLMSINAVKGVEIGNGFGAAEITGEENADEMRMGNDGKPIFLSNNAGGILGGISTGQPVIARFAIKPTSSILTQRQSIDSDGNNVDVRTKGRHDPCVGIRAVPIGEAMLACTIADHYLRDRGQTGRLK from the coding sequence ATGTCGCACAACACCTTCGGTCATCTTTTCCGCGTTACCACCTGGGGCGAAAGCCACGGAATCGCGCTTGGCTGCGTCATCGACGGCTGCCCGCCCGGCATCCGCTTCACGCTTTCCGAGTTGCAGGCCTGGCTCGACAAGCGCAAGCCCGGCCAGTCCCGCTTCGTCACCCAGCGCCGCGAGGACGATCTGGTCAAGGTGCTCTCCGGCGTCATGCTGGACCCCGATGGCGAGACGATGATCACCACCGGCACGCCGGTCTCGATGATGATCGAGAATACCGACCAGCGCTCCAAGGATTATTCGGAAATCGCCAAGAGCTACCGGCCGGGACACGCCGACTACACCTACGACCTCAAATACGGCATTCGCGACTATCGCGGCGGCGGACGCTCGTCGGCCCGTGAGACGGCGGCGCGGGTCGCCGCCGGCGGCCTTGCCCGCAAGGTCGTGCCGGGACTTCTGGTGCGCGGCGCGCTGGTCCAGATCGGCAAGCACAAGATCAACCGCGACAACTGGGACTGGAACGAAGTCGGCAACAACCCCTTCTTCGCGCCTGATCCGGCGATTGTTCCGGTCTGGGAAGAGTATCTTGACGGCATTCGCAAGGCCGGCTCTTCGGTCGGCGCGGTAGTCGAAGTGATCGCCGAAGGCGTCCCCGCCGGCATCGGCGCGCCGATCTATGCCAAGCTCGACCAGGACATTGCCTCCAACCTGATGTCGATCAATGCCGTCAAGGGCGTCGAGATCGGCAACGGTTTCGGCGCAGCCGAAATCACCGGCGAGGAAAACGCCGACGAGATGCGCATGGGCAATGACGGCAAGCCGATTTTCCTGTCGAACAATGCCGGCGGTATCCTGGGCGGCATTTCGACCGGCCAGCCGGTGATCGCCCGCTTCGCCATCAAGCCGACCTCCTCGATCCTCACCCAGCGCCAGTCGATCGACAGTGACGGCAACAATGTCGATGTCCGCACCAAGGGCCGCCACGACCCCTGCGTCGGGATCCGCGCCGTGCCGATCGGCGAGGCCATGCTCGCCTGCACGATTG